A single window of Syntrophus aciditrophicus SB DNA harbors:
- a CDS encoding tetratricopeptide repeat protein, whose translation MLVLKNCRFLFLFLFLLLSSLSMLVSCGPKTRQAVSSLDTPEHHFLTGMKMLDQGRSGDAQREFDLALSLNPEYSRAHVGVALVRGSRNNFSGGGEALKRAWSHAGNNEDKVFVHVGYIRVNTLSHAYCMQVGAACEKIDGDWLEKSRGEFEKAIELEPRSAAAFYFMGLCFKTALDLDSAESMFARVLEFQSEHFDEADREWSLVQKIKRARPGTAMGKQIALVDKLSRADAAALLMEELKIDVLYRKRTSGKSDTTFKYPEEAGEAAAKARLTAVDIAVHPLKADIEGILNLGVRGLELYPDGTYRPDAPVDRATYAMMIEDILIKASGDKGLATRFIGERSPFPDLRSDLPYFNAVMVMTSRGFMKAADAASGKFVPLESVTGADALLIIREIRKQMKLS comes from the coding sequence ATGCTCGTGTTGAAGAACTGTCGGTTTCTGTTCCTGTTCCTGTTCCTTCTTTTATCCTCTTTGTCAATGCTGGTCTCCTGCGGACCGAAAACCCGTCAGGCGGTCAGTTCTCTGGACACGCCGGAACATCACTTCCTTACCGGTATGAAAATGCTCGATCAGGGCCGGTCTGGGGACGCCCAGAGGGAATTTGATCTGGCTCTTTCGTTGAATCCCGAATATTCCCGGGCCCATGTGGGCGTCGCGCTGGTCAGAGGGTCTCGGAACAATTTTTCCGGGGGGGGTGAAGCGCTGAAAAGGGCCTGGTCCCACGCAGGCAACAATGAGGATAAAGTTTTTGTTCATGTGGGTTACATCCGAGTAAACACCCTGAGCCACGCTTACTGCATGCAGGTCGGCGCCGCCTGTGAAAAGATCGACGGGGACTGGCTTGAAAAGTCACGCGGCGAGTTTGAAAAAGCCATCGAACTGGAGCCTCGGTCCGCGGCAGCCTTTTATTTCATGGGGCTTTGCTTCAAAACAGCCCTCGATCTGGATAGCGCCGAATCCATGTTTGCCCGAGTCCTTGAATTTCAATCGGAACACTTCGATGAGGCGGACAGAGAGTGGAGCCTGGTACAGAAAATCAAACGGGCCAGGCCGGGGACGGCGATGGGGAAGCAGATCGCCCTTGTCGATAAGCTGAGCCGCGCTGATGCCGCCGCCCTGCTCATGGAAGAGCTTAAGATTGATGTTCTTTACAGAAAGCGAACATCCGGGAAATCCGATACGACCTTCAAGTATCCTGAAGAGGCCGGGGAAGCAGCCGCCAAGGCTCGGCTTACAGCCGTCGACATAGCCGTCCATCCCCTGAAGGCCGATATCGAAGGCATCCTCAATCTGGGTGTTCGGGGACTGGAACTTTATCCGGATGGAACATACCGACCTGACGCGCCGGTGGATCGGGCAACGTACGCCATGATGATTGAGGATATCCTGATCAAGGCATCTGGGGACAAGGGGCTGGCCACGCGCTTTATCGGAGAGCGTTCTCCTTTCCCGGATCTGCGTTCCGATCTTCCCTATTTTAATGCCGTCATGGTGATGACCAGCCGGGGCTTTATGAAAGCCGCCGATGCGGCTTCCGGGAAATTTGTTCCTCTGGAATCGGTGACGGGCGCCGACGCCCTGCTGATCATCAGAGAGATCAGGAAGCAAATGAAGCTTTCATAA
- a CDS encoding biotin--[acetyl-CoA-carboxylase] ligase: MSDNALRVLPTDFDEDALKEKLKGKRIGRAVYLYPEIDSTNSAAFHLGHSGAGEGTIVIADTQLKGRGRLHRPWQSPPGRNLYTSILLKPPIEPSVAPQLTLLAGVAVADLLSFYCPGSVRLKWPNDVQINGKKVCGILAEMKTSAHGIDYIAIGIGINVNIRNEEFDETFRNLATSLREETGQVLPRMDIAVSLYDHFEKCYTLYLAEGFQSLKERWLIYARILGEQLQVIFREEVQSGEVAGLDDSGALLLCDREGKITRVIAGDATIKKG; encoded by the coding sequence ATGAGCGACAACGCGCTTCGAGTCCTGCCGACGGATTTCGATGAGGACGCTTTAAAGGAAAAACTGAAAGGCAAACGGATTGGCCGGGCTGTTTACCTTTATCCCGAAATTGATTCCACGAACAGCGCCGCGTTTCATCTGGGGCATTCCGGAGCAGGGGAAGGCACGATCGTCATCGCCGATACGCAGTTGAAGGGACGCGGCCGCCTGCATAGACCCTGGCAGTCCCCGCCCGGGCGCAATCTCTATACATCCATTCTTCTGAAACCTCCCATCGAACCCTCCGTTGCACCACAACTGACCCTGCTGGCCGGGGTGGCCGTCGCGGATCTTCTGTCATTCTACTGTCCCGGATCGGTTCGTCTCAAATGGCCTAATGACGTTCAAATCAACGGGAAAAAGGTTTGCGGGATCCTGGCGGAGATGAAGACTTCAGCACACGGGATTGATTACATCGCCATCGGCATCGGAATCAATGTGAACATACGAAATGAAGAATTTGACGAGACTTTCCGTAATCTTGCGACCTCCCTGCGTGAAGAGACGGGGCAGGTTCTGCCGCGCATGGATATCGCCGTAAGTCTTTATGATCATTTTGAAAAATGCTATACACTTTATCTGGCGGAGGGTTTTCAATCCCTCAAGGAGCGTTGGCTGATTTATGCCCGCATCTTGGGAGAACAGCTCCAGGTCATTTTCCGGGAAGAGGTCCAGAGCGGTGAAGTGGCTGGACTGGATGATTCCGGCGCATTGCTGCTCTGCGACCGGGAAGGGAAGATCACGCGCGTTATCGCTGGCGATGCGACCATTAAGAAAGGATAA
- the nadC gene encoding carboxylating nicotinate-nucleotide diphosphorylase encodes MNFPLPKHMLDALILSALEEDVGSGDVTTAAVLSGEENGYARVVAKSELVVAGIDIFRQVFFAVDDRIAIAVCQQDSQQARKGQVVAEITGSLAGILIAERVALNFFQRMCGIATATRQYVEAVAGTKAKILDTRKTAPGLRILDKYAVRIGGGANHRFGLSNAVLIKDNHIEAAGGIGTAVARVRQRASHTLKIEVEVKNFQELNEAIQAGVDIIMLDNMSVPDMREAVLHVNGRIPLEASGNVTLATVRQIAETGVDFISVGALTHSVKAADLSLLVMNRE; translated from the coding sequence ATGAATTTCCCGCTCCCGAAGCACATGCTGGACGCCCTGATCCTTTCCGCTCTGGAGGAGGATGTCGGATCGGGTGACGTGACGACTGCCGCCGTATTGAGTGGGGAGGAGAACGGTTACGCCCGGGTTGTGGCCAAATCTGAACTGGTGGTTGCCGGGATTGATATCTTTCGTCAGGTTTTTTTCGCCGTCGACGACCGGATCGCGATTGCTGTCTGTCAGCAGGACTCTCAGCAGGCCCGGAAGGGGCAGGTAGTAGCCGAGATTACCGGATCACTTGCAGGCATATTGATCGCAGAGCGGGTGGCTCTCAATTTTTTCCAGCGGATGTGCGGCATCGCAACGGCAACCCGCCAGTATGTCGAGGCCGTTGCGGGGACAAAAGCGAAGATTCTGGATACCAGAAAAACCGCTCCCGGTCTGCGCATCCTGGACAAGTATGCAGTGCGGATCGGTGGAGGCGCCAATCACCGCTTCGGCCTCAGTAACGCAGTTCTGATCAAGGACAATCATATCGAGGCGGCGGGCGGCATCGGGACAGCGGTTGCGCGGGTTCGTCAGAGGGCCTCCCATACCCTGAAAATCGAAGTGGAAGTGAAAAATTTCCAGGAATTGAACGAGGCCATTCAGGCGGGAGTCGATATCATCATGCTGGACAATATGAGCGTCCCGGACATGCGGGAGGCCGTTCTGCATGTAAATGGCAGGATCCCCCTGGAAGCGTCGGGAAACGTGACCCTGGCCACAGTCCGGCAGATTGCGGAAACGGGAGTGGATTTCATTTCCGTAGGGGCTCTGACGCATTCGGTGAAAGCGGCGGATCTTTCGTTGCTGGTGATGAATCGGGAGTGA
- the ftsH gene encoding ATP-dependent zinc metalloprotease FtsH has protein sequence MRLTRQQTQNRTGFASADTKQGSPEGADRKKMPPGKAWLWFVLILIVNFLMVRLLIPDAEQPVMVPYTLFKGEVGKGNVKEIFSRGDTITGRFKEEIAYQAAEEKAGDSRKASKAVTTFTTTVPSFVDPGLEAFLISNGVEISAKPIHEERSPWATIVYSFGPGLLFIAFYIWLFRRMAQQGGLGGGIMGIGKSKARRYDQEEGRKVTFDDVAGIDEAENELVEIVDFLKDPPKYTRLGGTAPKGVLLVGAPGTGKTLLAKAVAGEAGVPFFSMSAAEFVEMIVGVGAARVRDLFKQAREHAPAIIFIDELDAIGRARGQVAIGGASEQEQTLNQILTEMDGFSSREGIIVLAATNQPDVLDKALLRPGRFDRRVVVNLPDKVGREAILKVHTRSVPLAKDASLGELAAATPGFSGADLRNLVNEAALMAARRDQDDVRARDFLDALEKIVLGPERPLLLSHADKERIAYHEGGHAILGLVAHGADRVHRVTIVPRGQALGVTYQRPDSDRYNYTEAYLRAKIVGMLGGRAAEEIVYGTRTTGAESDIEQATGLAHRMVTRWGMSERLGLIQLAPRENPYLGGPAGYGSARPFSDGTAEAIDAEVIRIIAESHEEAKRLLRAYRKQLDVLAEALVAQETLDEQEILRITGLPPAPALDAGKLPVPDGGDKNAEPSVSLPGVAGPS, from the coding sequence ATGAGATTGACACGCCAGCAGACGCAAAACCGGACCGGCTTCGCATCGGCTGATACCAAGCAGGGATCTCCTGAGGGCGCCGATAGGAAAAAAATGCCGCCGGGCAAGGCATGGCTGTGGTTTGTCCTCATTCTAATCGTGAACTTTCTGATGGTAAGACTGTTGATTCCCGATGCGGAACAGCCGGTCATGGTGCCATATACCCTCTTCAAGGGTGAAGTCGGTAAGGGCAATGTCAAGGAAATCTTCAGCCGGGGAGACACCATCACGGGTCGATTCAAGGAAGAGATAGCTTACCAGGCTGCGGAGGAAAAGGCAGGAGATTCCCGGAAAGCATCCAAGGCGGTGACCACGTTTACGACGACAGTGCCCTCCTTCGTAGATCCGGGTCTGGAAGCCTTTCTGATCTCGAACGGGGTTGAGATCAGCGCCAAGCCGATCCACGAAGAACGCAGCCCCTGGGCGACGATTGTCTACAGCTTCGGTCCCGGACTGCTCTTCATCGCCTTTTATATCTGGCTTTTCCGACGGATGGCCCAGCAGGGCGGTCTGGGCGGCGGGATTATGGGAATCGGAAAGAGCAAGGCGCGTCGCTACGACCAGGAAGAAGGCCGGAAGGTCACTTTCGACGATGTTGCCGGTATTGATGAAGCAGAGAACGAACTGGTCGAGATTGTGGATTTTCTCAAGGATCCTCCGAAGTATACCCGTCTGGGCGGAACCGCTCCGAAAGGAGTGCTGCTGGTTGGTGCGCCGGGCACGGGAAAGACGCTGCTGGCAAAAGCAGTCGCCGGAGAGGCCGGAGTGCCGTTTTTCTCGATGAGTGCCGCGGAATTCGTGGAGATGATCGTGGGGGTCGGTGCGGCGAGGGTGCGTGACCTGTTCAAGCAGGCGCGCGAGCATGCGCCGGCGATCATCTTCATCGATGAACTGGATGCGATCGGTCGTGCGCGCGGGCAGGTGGCGATCGGGGGGGCAAGTGAGCAGGAACAGACCCTGAATCAGATTCTTACCGAGATGGACGGCTTTTCCAGCCGGGAGGGCATTATCGTGCTGGCGGCAACCAACCAGCCGGATGTTCTGGATAAAGCGCTCCTGAGGCCGGGGCGCTTCGATCGGCGCGTCGTGGTCAACCTTCCGGACAAGGTCGGGCGTGAGGCGATCTTAAAAGTCCACACCCGCAGCGTTCCCCTCGCGAAGGATGCCAGTCTGGGGGAACTTGCCGCCGCGACGCCGGGGTTTTCCGGCGCCGACCTGAGGAATCTGGTGAATGAGGCGGCACTGATGGCGGCCCGGCGGGATCAGGATGATGTCCGCGCCAGGGACTTCCTGGACGCGCTGGAAAAGATCGTGCTCGGTCCTGAACGCCCCCTTCTTCTGAGTCACGCGGACAAGGAACGCATCGCCTACCACGAAGGGGGGCATGCCATTCTTGGTCTGGTTGCGCACGGGGCCGACCGGGTGCATCGTGTAACGATCGTTCCCCGGGGACAGGCCCTCGGCGTGACCTACCAGCGGCCTGACAGCGACCGCTATAACTATACGGAAGCCTATCTGCGCGCGAAAATCGTCGGAATGCTCGGGGGACGAGCTGCCGAGGAGATTGTTTACGGCACCCGGACTACCGGGGCCGAAAGCGATATCGAGCAGGCCACTGGACTGGCTCACCGGATGGTCACACGCTGGGGGATGAGTGAGCGCCTTGGACTGATTCAGCTCGCGCCCCGTGAAAATCCATACTTGGGCGGTCCGGCCGGCTATGGCAGCGCCAGACCGTTCAGCGACGGAACCGCGGAAGCCATCGATGCCGAGGTGATCAGGATTATTGCCGAAAGTCACGAGGAGGCCAAACGGCTTCTGAGAGCATACCGCAAACAACTCGATGTCCTGGCCGAAGCCCTTGTAGCGCAGGAGACCCTCGACGAGCAGGAAATTCTCAGGATCACGGGGCTTCCGCCGGCACCAGCCCTGGACGCCGGAAAACTGCCCGTTCCTGATGGGGGAGACAAAAACGCCGAACCCTCCGTGTCCCTTCCCGGCGTTGCGGGACCATCGTGA
- a CDS encoding glycogen/starch/alpha-glucan phosphorylase, protein MNQKHPGRSSAMPRLREDVRTGLTSEAIKSAILENLYYVQARIPRIATQNDWYMALAYTVRDRMLDRWVRSIAALQRSSRAVCYLSAEFLPGPHLANAMMNLGIYEQTREAVKQLGLDLDVLITQEGEPGLGNGGLGRLAACFLDSLATLEVPSIGYGIRYEFGIFDQEIRDGWQREITDKWLALGNPWEIARPEIAYYVPFGGHTEPCYDEKGRYRVRWVPERVVKGMAYDTPIPGYHVENVNILRLWKSEACESFDFQAFNIGDYYGAVEEKLVSETISKVLYPNDEPTVGKQLRLAQQFFFVSCSLQDMIRIHGLGGGGLPDTFDERYAVQLNDTHPSIAVAELMRLLVDEHGIEWERAWEITKKTFAYTNHTLLPEALEKWSLPLFRKMLPRHLEIIFEINRRFLEDVRLAYPGDDERLRRLSLIDETDDRYVRMANLAAVGSHAVNGVAALHTELLKKTVMKDIFELFPEKFVNVTNGVTPRRWMVLSNPGISRLITQAVGDAWICNTQDEIRRLEGFADDPSFRDAWYRVKQENKQKLACLIRERTGVVVNPQSLFDIQVKRIHEYKRQHLNALHIISQYIRLKRNPSLNVPPRTVIFGGKAAPGYFLAKLIIKFINSIAEVVNGDPEMADRLKVVFFPDFNVQNGQWIYPAADISEQISTAGKEASGTGNMKFSLNGALTIGTLDGANVEILEEVGSENFFLFGLTAEEIANLNMLGYNPRAFYEKNEELKEIIELIRSGFFSKGDGSLFQPLTDALLNRDEYFLLADYQSYIDCQGEAGTAYLDRDRWIRMSILNVSRMGRFSSDRSIREYLEKIWRVEPLMVNREK, encoded by the coding sequence ATGAATCAAAAACACCCTGGACGTTCCTCCGCGATGCCGAGACTTCGGGAAGATGTCCGGACCGGCTTGACTTCCGAGGCCATCAAAAGCGCCATTCTTGAGAATCTGTATTATGTCCAGGCGAGGATTCCCAGAATTGCAACGCAGAACGACTGGTACATGGCCCTTGCATACACGGTGCGGGACCGGATGCTTGACCGCTGGGTCCGATCAATAGCGGCGCTTCAGCGAAGCAGCCGTGCCGTCTGCTACCTTTCCGCGGAGTTCCTGCCGGGACCACACCTGGCAAACGCCATGATGAACCTCGGAATTTATGAACAGACCCGGGAAGCGGTGAAGCAGCTCGGTCTTGATCTGGATGTTCTGATTACCCAGGAGGGGGAGCCGGGGCTCGGAAACGGTGGTCTGGGCAGACTGGCCGCCTGTTTTCTCGATTCCCTCGCCACTCTGGAGGTGCCTTCAATCGGTTATGGAATTCGATATGAATTCGGCATTTTCGATCAGGAAATCCGAGATGGGTGGCAGCGTGAGATCACGGATAAGTGGCTGGCTCTGGGCAATCCCTGGGAGATCGCCCGTCCCGAGATTGCTTACTATGTGCCTTTCGGCGGCCATACCGAACCCTGTTACGACGAAAAAGGCCGCTATCGCGTCCGCTGGGTTCCGGAACGGGTCGTGAAAGGGATGGCTTATGACACCCCGATACCGGGCTACCATGTGGAGAACGTCAACATTCTGCGGCTCTGGAAGTCGGAGGCCTGTGAGTCTTTCGATTTCCAGGCCTTCAACATCGGGGATTACTATGGCGCCGTGGAGGAAAAACTCGTATCCGAGACGATTTCGAAGGTTCTCTATCCCAATGATGAGCCGACCGTGGGCAAACAACTGAGGCTTGCCCAGCAGTTCTTCTTTGTCTCCTGTTCGCTCCAGGACATGATCCGGATTCACGGGCTTGGGGGCGGCGGTCTGCCGGACACGTTCGACGAGCGATATGCGGTTCAGCTGAACGATACCCATCCTTCGATTGCCGTGGCTGAGCTGATGCGGCTCCTCGTGGATGAACACGGGATCGAATGGGAACGGGCCTGGGAAATCACGAAAAAAACCTTTGCCTACACGAACCACACACTTCTCCCCGAGGCCCTGGAAAAGTGGTCCCTGCCGCTTTTCCGGAAGATGCTTCCCCGGCACCTGGAGATTATTTTCGAGATAAACCGTCGTTTCCTCGAAGATGTCCGACTGGCATATCCCGGCGATGACGAACGACTGAGACGGCTTTCTCTTATTGATGAGACGGACGACCGCTATGTAAGAATGGCTAATCTGGCTGCTGTGGGAAGCCATGCAGTAAACGGAGTCGCGGCTCTTCATACGGAATTGTTGAAAAAAACCGTGATGAAGGATATTTTTGAGCTGTTCCCTGAAAAATTCGTGAACGTGACAAACGGCGTGACACCGCGGCGCTGGATGGTCCTCAGTAATCCGGGGATTTCCAGACTCATTACCCAGGCGGTGGGGGATGCGTGGATCTGCAACACCCAGGATGAGATCCGTCGTCTGGAAGGGTTCGCCGACGATCCGTCATTTCGGGATGCCTGGTACAGGGTGAAGCAGGAGAACAAACAAAAACTGGCGTGTCTGATCAGGGAACGCACGGGTGTCGTCGTGAATCCGCAGAGCCTGTTCGATATCCAGGTAAAAAGAATTCATGAATACAAGCGTCAGCACCTGAACGCCCTCCATATTATCTCGCAGTACATCCGGCTCAAAAGAAATCCTTCTCTGAATGTTCCGCCGCGAACGGTGATCTTTGGCGGCAAGGCCGCTCCGGGCTACTTCCTGGCCAAACTGATCATCAAGTTCATCAACTCCATTGCCGAAGTTGTCAATGGCGATCCGGAAATGGCGGACCGGCTGAAAGTCGTCTTTTTCCCCGATTTCAATGTGCAGAACGGCCAGTGGATCTATCCCGCGGCGGATATCTCGGAACAGATTTCCACAGCAGGCAAGGAAGCATCGGGCACGGGCAACATGAAGTTTTCCCTGAACGGCGCCCTCACCATAGGCACACTTGACGGGGCCAACGTCGAAATTCTTGAGGAGGTAGGATCGGAAAACTTCTTTTTATTCGGTCTCACGGCGGAAGAAATCGCTAACCTGAATATGCTGGGATATAACCCTCGTGCCTTTTATGAAAAAAACGAAGAACTCAAGGAAATCATTGAACTGATTCGTTCAGGCTTTTTTTCGAAGGGAGACGGCAGCCTCTTTCAGCCCCTCACGGATGCACTCCTTAACCGTGACGAGTATTTCCTCCTCGCTGATTACCAGTCCTACATCGACTGTCAGGGAGAGGCGGGGACGGCATACCTGGATCGGGATCGATGGATTCGAATGTCGATTCTCAACGTGTCCCGGATGGGCAGATTTTCTTCCGACCGGTCCATCCGGGAATATCTGGAAAAGATATGGAGAGTGGAACCTCTGATGGTCAACAGAGAAAAATGA
- a CDS encoding type III pantothenate kinase, which yields MLLVIDVGNTNTVLGVFDGEELVHDWRIRTVIENTVDEYGMLMYNLYKTSKISSKAIQHIIISCVVPPMLNILEPVCEKYFQVKPLIVGPGIKTGMPIFYDNPKEVGADRIVNAVAVFEKYKREAIVVDFGTATTFDYVSPRGEYMGGCIAPGIVISSEALFTRASKLPRVEFSTPKLIIAKDTVSSMQAGIIYGYAGLVDGIVARMKEEIGSNPLVIATGGLAKVVKPETRSIEMIDDMLTLEGLRLIYKRNS from the coding sequence ATGCTTTTAGTTATTGATGTGGGAAATACCAATACGGTGCTCGGTGTCTTTGATGGGGAAGAACTGGTCCATGACTGGCGGATTCGAACGGTCATCGAAAATACGGTCGACGAGTATGGCATGCTCATGTACAACCTTTACAAGACAAGTAAAATCAGTTCGAAGGCCATCCAGCACATCATTATCTCCTGTGTCGTGCCGCCAATGCTGAACATCCTGGAACCGGTATGTGAGAAATATTTTCAGGTAAAGCCCCTGATCGTCGGTCCCGGGATCAAAACGGGAATGCCCATCTTTTACGATAACCCGAAGGAAGTCGGGGCGGATCGGATCGTCAACGCCGTGGCCGTCTTTGAGAAATACAAGCGGGAAGCCATCGTGGTCGATTTCGGGACGGCAACCACCTTTGACTACGTGTCTCCGCGAGGGGAATACATGGGCGGATGCATCGCCCCGGGGATCGTCATTTCCAGTGAAGCCCTCTTTACGCGCGCGTCGAAGCTGCCCCGGGTGGAATTCAGCACTCCCAAACTGATTATTGCCAAGGATACGGTGAGCAGCATGCAGGCGGGCATTATTTATGGGTATGCCGGCCTGGTGGACGGGATCGTGGCCCGCATGAAAGAGGAAATCGGTTCCAATCCCCTGGTGATTGCCACAGGAGGGCTGGCCAAGGTCGTCAAGCCGGAAACCAGGAGCATCGAAATGATCGATGATATGCTTACCCTGGAGGGACTCAGGCTTATTTATAAAAGAAACAGTTGA
- a CDS encoding valine--tRNA ligase: protein MDSGSLNKAYEPHEVEARWYQYWVDSGFFHAEDAGEKPPFSIVIPPPNVTGILHMGHALNNTLQDIIVRFKRMQGYNTLWMPGMDHAGIATQNVVEKELAREGLTRHDLGREKFIERVWEWKAKYGGVIINQLKRLGCSCDWERQRFTMDEGLSRAVREVFVRLYQDDLIYQGDYIVNWCPRCHTAISDLEVEYKEEAGSLWNIRYPLADGGGDIIVATTRPETMLGDTAVAVHPDDPRYRDLVGKEVILPLVNRKIPIIADDYVTMEFGSGAVKITPSSDPADFAMAERHSLKIINIMDGSAVINENGGPYQGQDRYECRKNIVADLKEQGYLVSVEPYMHNVGKCYRCKTDIEPYVSKQWFVRIKPLAKAAISAVVKGKTRIIPPMWEATYYEWMNNIRDWCISRQIWWGHRIPVWTCESCGRMIVSTQDPDACPDCGSNELRQEEDVLDTWFSSALWPFSTLGWPDRTPALKTFYPTSLLITGFDILFFWVARMMMMGKYIMKDVPFRDVYLHALVRDEKGEKMSKSKGNSIDPLDMIDKYGTDAFRFTLAAFSAQGRDVRMSEERIEGYKFFVNKIWNAARFSLMNLEDYPAEGAAAGREEKSLKDRWILSRLQRTTAEVVRSLDEYRFNDAAAAVYSFFWHEFCDWYLELIKPTLYGKETPEERMAAQLTLKEVLKNGLKLLHPFMPFITEEIWQKLTQDGTSIMVSPFPSLDESQIDEVAEREMGLVMDVITSIRNIRGEMGIAPSKKLRVIISAPRVEEKTVIASAQGDIINLAGLAELAIEGDMEEPKGVATGVVGAMRIFVLLEGLINIAEEKARLEKEMAKLEKDLAIVARKLANRDFLEKAAEAVIRKEEEKYKALRDKNVLLKAAFKKFQIMEVE from the coding sequence ATGGACAGTGGGTCTTTGAACAAAGCGTATGAACCTCATGAAGTTGAGGCCCGATGGTATCAGTACTGGGTGGATTCCGGTTTCTTCCACGCGGAAGACGCAGGTGAAAAACCCCCTTTCTCGATCGTCATCCCCCCGCCTAATGTAACAGGAATACTCCATATGGGGCATGCCCTGAACAACACCCTGCAGGATATCATCGTCCGCTTCAAACGGATGCAGGGGTACAACACCCTCTGGATGCCGGGGATGGACCATGCCGGCATTGCCACCCAGAACGTGGTTGAAAAGGAGCTGGCCAGGGAGGGGCTGACGCGTCATGATCTCGGCCGGGAAAAGTTTATAGAACGGGTCTGGGAGTGGAAGGCGAAGTATGGAGGGGTGATCATCAATCAGTTGAAGCGGCTGGGCTGCTCCTGCGACTGGGAGAGGCAGCGCTTTACGATGGATGAAGGGCTTTCCCGGGCAGTCCGGGAAGTTTTTGTCCGCCTTTATCAGGACGATCTGATTTATCAGGGGGATTACATCGTCAACTGGTGCCCCCGCTGTCATACCGCCATCTCCGATCTGGAGGTGGAGTATAAGGAAGAAGCCGGTTCGCTCTGGAACATCCGCTATCCTCTTGCCGACGGCGGCGGCGACATTATCGTTGCGACAACCCGTCCGGAAACAATGCTGGGGGACACTGCAGTGGCCGTTCATCCCGATGATCCCCGATACAGGGACCTTGTGGGCAAGGAAGTGATCCTGCCCCTGGTGAACCGCAAGATCCCCATCATCGCCGACGACTATGTGACCATGGAATTCGGTTCCGGGGCAGTTAAGATTACCCCCTCCTCCGATCCCGCCGACTTTGCCATGGCCGAAAGACACTCTCTGAAAATTATCAACATCATGGACGGCAGCGCCGTCATCAACGAAAACGGCGGTCCCTATCAGGGGCAGGACCGCTACGAATGCCGAAAGAATATCGTGGCCGATCTGAAGGAACAGGGCTATCTCGTCAGCGTTGAGCCGTACATGCACAATGTTGGAAAATGTTACCGCTGTAAAACCGACATCGAACCTTACGTTTCCAAACAGTGGTTCGTCAGGATCAAACCCCTGGCAAAGGCGGCTATCAGCGCCGTGGTCAAGGGAAAAACCAGGATAATCCCACCGATGTGGGAGGCGACCTATTACGAGTGGATGAACAACATCCGCGACTGGTGCATCTCCCGCCAGATCTGGTGGGGGCATCGCATCCCCGTCTGGACCTGCGAATCCTGCGGCCGGATGATCGTTTCCACACAGGACCCGGATGCGTGTCCCGATTGCGGGTCCAATGAACTGCGGCAGGAAGAGGACGTTCTGGATACCTGGTTCAGCTCCGCCCTCTGGCCGTTTTCCACACTGGGCTGGCCGGACCGGACCCCTGCACTGAAGACCTTTTATCCAACCTCGCTGCTCATCACCGGTTTCGACATTCTCTTCTTCTGGGTCGCCCGGATGATGATGATGGGCAAGTACATCATGAAGGACGTTCCCTTCCGGGACGTTTATCTCCACGCCCTGGTCCGTGACGAAAAGGGAGAAAAAATGAGCAAATCCAAGGGGAACAGCATCGATCCCCTGGATATGATCGACAAGTACGGCACCGATGCCTTCCGGTTCACCCTGGCCGCCTTCTCCGCCCAGGGAAGAGACGTCCGGATGTCCGAGGAGCGCATCGAGGGTTATAAATTCTTTGTGAACAAGATCTGGAATGCCGCCCGCTTTTCCCTCATGAATCTGGAAGATTATCCAGCCGAAGGAGCAGCGGCAGGCAGGGAAGAGAAATCCCTTAAAGACCGCTGGATTTTGAGCCGGCTGCAGCGCACCACAGCCGAGGTCGTCCGCAGTCTGGACGAATACCGGTTCAATGACGCCGCCGCCGCCGTTTACTCGTTTTTCTGGCATGAGTTCTGTGACTGGTATCTGGAACTGATCAAACCCACGCTTTACGGGAAAGAGACTCCGGAAGAACGTATGGCGGCCCAGCTTACCCTGAAGGAAGTCCTGAAAAACGGTCTGAAGCTGCTCCATCCCTTCATGCCTTTCATCACGGAAGAGATCTGGCAGAAGCTCACTCAAGACGGGACGTCGATCATGGTAAGCCCCTTTCCCTCTCTGGATGAAAGTCAGATAGACGAAGTTGCCGAACGGGAGATGGGGCTGGTCATGGATGTGATCACCAGCATCCGGAACATTCGGGGTGAAATGGGGATCGCTCCCTCCAAAAAGCTTCGCGTCATCATCTCCGCTCCTCGGGTGGAGGAAAAAACCGTTATCGCCTCGGCACAGGGAGATATCATCAATCTGGCCGGTCTGGCGGAGCTTGCGATCGAGGGAGATATGGAAGAGCCCAAAGGCGTGGCAACGGGTGTCGTGGGCGCCATGCGCATCTTTGTCCTGCTGGAAGGGCTGATCAATATCGCGGAAGAAAAAGCCCGTCTGGAAAAGGAAATGGCGAAACTGGAAAAGGATCTGGCGATTGTTGCCCGGAAACTGGCGAATCGCGATTTCCTCGAGAAGGCGGCAGAGGCCGTTATCCGCAAAGAGGAGGAAAAATACAAGGCTTTGCGGGATAAAAATGTCCTGTTGAAAGCCGCGTTCAAGAAATTCCAGATCATGGAAGTGGAGTAG